The following nucleotide sequence is from Salvia splendens isolate huo1 chromosome 2, SspV2, whole genome shotgun sequence.
TTCTCCCGCCCAAGTCAATGTCAATTTGAACACTAGATTGGGATGAGAGTTTGTGGATAGCATCTTGTGTTGCAACACGAAGCAACCCCATTCTAGTGATCTCTTCAATCCCACGGGTCGAGAAGTGACTGTCCATATCAGGTAGGAGGTGGCGCATCGTGTTCAGAAGTATGTCTTCGCCTCCTATTACATTTCCTGCTAAGGCTTTTATCTGGGACACTCCTCCTGCAGTGGCAGAGACCGCAACATCGCAAAATCCAGCACCCATGTtgaaaataacaacaattttcTCAGTTGCACTGCTCATGCTGTCGTGCGCGTTCTGCTGCTGTTGTGCATACAACAATGCAACTGCAGTTGGTTCGGGCATCAGCCTCAGGACTTGAAGACCAGCCATGGCACATGTCCTTTCGACCCAAGTCAGTTGGAACCGGCTAAACGACACCGGAATGGTCAAGACAACACTGCGCACTGGACGCTTGAGCCGAAGCTCAGCCATTGTTTTCAGCTCAATGAGAAATATTGCAAGAACTTCTTCAGGAGTTGTCGACCTCCACATGTTCTTAACTAGCGCTGCAATAAACGGCCTCGCACCGATGTTCAAGGTCTGGACCAGGAAAGGGAGGCATTTGCTCGCATGAACAACAGGGTCTGTGTCAACTCTACCAACCAGACGTTTTATGTTGAAGATTGCAGCCCCGGATAACATCTCATACTCATGAGCCAATTGATTGCTCACTCCTCCAGCAGGAATCTCGTCTTTGAAGGTGACATACGACCGCATCAGCTTCTGGTTCCGCGTGTTCCTGATAAGTTCCACCCCGGAACCACTCCAGACTGCAACGCTACATTGTGAT
It contains:
- the LOC121759326 gene encoding heat shock 70 kDa protein 8-like, with product MAEPAYTVASDSETTGEDKSSSPLPEIAIGIDIGTSQCSVAVWSGSGVELIRNTRNQKLMRSYVTFKDEIPAGGVSNQLAHEYEMLSGAAIFNIKRLVGRVDTDPVVHASKCLPFLVQTLNIGARPFIAALVKNMWRSTTPEEVLAIFLIELKTMAELRLKRPVRSVVLTIPVSFSRFQLTWVERTCAMAGLQVLRLMPEPTAVALLYAQQQQNAHDSMSSATEKIVVIFNMGAGFCDVAVSATAGGVSQIKALAGNVIGGEDILLNTMRHLLPDMDSHFSTRGIEEITRMGLLRVATQDAIHKLSSQSSVQIDIDLGGRKICKVLDREEFEQVNREIFEKCESLIKQCLHDAKVDIGDISDVILVGGCSNIPMLQKIVTDVCKKDPYTGINPLEAAVRGAALEGAVASGVNDPFGSLDLLTIQATPLSIGVRADGNSFIPIIHQNTTTPVRRDMIFTTVHDNQAEALIVVYEGDGKAVEKNHLLGYFKITGIPPAPKGVPEINICLDIDAANVLRAFAGVIMPGAQNPAAPVMEVRMPTVDDGHGWCAEALNATYGSTMDLVTVQKKGAH